A genomic stretch from Ovis canadensis isolate MfBH-ARS-UI-01 breed Bighorn chromosome 5, ARS-UI_OviCan_v2, whole genome shotgun sequence includes:
- the MRI1 gene encoding methylthioribose-1-phosphate isomerase: MAIYRNLRGYCAHAPISGRPRPLRIFRLGPRIPEKSGERDCDSMTLEAIRYSRGSLQILDQLLLPQQSRYEAVGSVRQAWEAIRAMKVRGAPAIALVGCLSLAVELQAGAGGPGLAALVAFVRDALSFLVTARPTAVNMARAARDLADLAAQEAEREGATEEAVRERVICWAEDMLEKDLRDNRSIGDLGAHHLLKRAAPQGGKVTVLTHCNTGALATAGYGTALGVIRSLHNLGRLEHAFCTETRPYNQGARLTAFELVYEQIPATLITDSMAAAAMAHRGVSAVVVGADRVVANGDTANKVGTYQLAIAAKHHGIPFYVAAPSSSCDLRLETGQEIVIEERPGQELTDINGVRIAAPGIGVWNPAFDVTPHDLITGGIITELGVFAPEELQAALSATIS, from the exons ATGGCGATTTACCGGAACCTGCGGGGTTACTGTGCGCATGCGCCTATTTCGgggaggccccgccccctccgcatATTCCGGCTCGGCCCCCGGATCCCGGAGAAGAGTGGTGAGCGCGACTGTGACAGCATGACTTTGGAGGCGATCCGCTACTCGCGGGGCTCACTACAGATTCTCGACCAGCTGCTGCTGCCCCAGCAGAGCCGCTATGAAGCGGTGGGCTCGGTGCGCCAGGCCTGGGAAGCCATCCGTGCTATGAAG GTGCGCGGCGCCCCAGCCATTGCCCTCGTGGGCTGCCTCAGCCTCGCCGTGGAGCTGCAGGCTGGCGCCGGGGGACCTGGCCTTGCCGCACTCGTGGCCTTCGTCCGGGACGCGCTGAGCTTCCTTGTCACCGCCCGGCCCACCGCCGTCAACATGGCCCGCGCCGCGCGGGACCTGGCCGACCTCGCGGCCCAGGAGGCGGAGCGGGAGGGCGCAACGGAGGAGGCGGTGCGAGAGAG AGTGATCTGCTGGGCCGAGGACATGCTGGAAAAAGACCTCCGGGACAATCGGAGCATCGGGGACCTGGGAGCCCACCACCTCCTAAAGCGGGCAGCACCCCAGGGTGGCAAGGTGACCGTGCTGACCCACTGCAACACTGGTGCGCTGGCCACTGCTGGCTATGGCACAGCCCTAG GTGTGATCCGCTCGCTGCATAACCTGGGCCGTCTCGAGCACGCCTTCTGCACGGAGACCCGGCCGTACAACCAGGGAGCCCGGCTGACAGCCTTCGAGCTGGTCTACGAGCAGATCCCCGCCACCCTCATCACTGACAGCATGGCGGCAGCCGCCATGGCCCACCGAGGCGTGTCAG CTGTTGTCGTGGGAGCCGACCGTGTGGTTGCCAATGGCGACACAGCCAACAAAGTGGGCACCTACCAGCTAGCCATCGCGGCCAAGCACCACGGCATCCCCTTCTATGTGGCTGCCCCCAGCTCCTCGTGTGACCTCCGCCTAGAGACAGGCCAGGAGATCGTCATTGAGGAGCGTCCCGGCCAGGAGCTGACCGACATCAATGGGGTCAGGATAGCGGCACCAG GAATTGGAGTTTGGAATCCTGCCTTTGATGTCACCCCCCACGACCTCATCACTGGTGGCATCATCACAGAGCTGGGCGTCTTTGCCCCCGAGGAGCTCCAGGCAGCCCTTAGTGCCACCATCTCCTGA
- the ZSWIM4 gene encoding zinc finger SWIM domain-containing protein 4 isoform X1, whose product MDPPAAKRSRGCPAGPEERDAGAGAVRCRGRPEALLDLSAKRVAESWAFEQVEERFSRVPEPVQKRIVFWSFPRSEREICMYSSLGYQPPEGEHDARVPFTRGLHLLQSGAVDRVLQVGFHLSGNVREPGGPGEPERLYHVSISFDRCKITSVSCGCDNRDLFYCAHVVALSLHRIRHAHQVELRLPISETLSQMNRDQLQKFVQYLISAHHTEVLPTAQRLADEILLLGSEINLVHGAPDPTAGAGIEDANCWHLDEEQIQEQVKQLLSNGGYYGASQQLRSMFCKVREMLRMRDSNGARMLILMTEQFLQDPRLALWRQQGAGMTDKCRQLWDELGALWVCVILSPHCKPEERTSWLQLLSKWDKLDVCPLEEGNYSFDGPSLQATAALIPGPEEEEEEVMAMAAGSRHTVFGRALQAGSLHWSDDHLQRILASDSYSPNLTGNGGSDKPSFDPQGRPLWLGEPFPTTCARVDTLRAHGYPRQALRLASAIVNTLRLQQRHQLQIYKQQKKELLQKGSTCITNMEGWVGHPLDPIGCLCRALLEACRLEEETLAIYPDSGPEKRKVAYQHVPVPGSPGESYLAMALEVALLGLGQQRALPDGLYAQDKVVRNEEQLLALLEEVELDERLVQVLRKQAGQLLEGGPFSGFGEVLFRESVPMHTCARYLFTALLPHDPDLAYRLALRAMRLPVLETAFPAGEPPSNPLDSIMSNRFPRWFILGHLETRQCELASAMLTAAKGDPKWLHAVLGSIQQNIHSPALLFKLAQDACKTATPASAPPDTTLLGIALELGLQVMRMTLNTMTWRRREMVRWLVSCATEIGPQALMNIMQNWYSLFTPVEAATIVAVTGTTHATLLRLQLDAARREELWACARTLALQCAMKDPQNCALPALTLCEKNQAAFEAAYQIVLDAAAGGLGHAHLFTVARYMEHRGLPLRAYKLATLALAQLSIAFNQDSHPAVNDVLWACSLSHSLGRHELSAIVPLIIRSIHCAPMLSDILRRWTLSAPGLGPLGARRAAKPLGADRAPLCQLLDAAVAAYITTSHSRLTHISPRHYSDFIEFLGKARETFLLAPDGHLQFAQFLENLKQTYKGKKKLMLLVRERFG is encoded by the exons ATGGACCCCCCAGCGGCCAAGCGGAGCCGGGGCTGCCCCGCAGGACCGGAGGAGCGCgacgccggggccggggccgtgCGCTGCCGGGGCCGGCCCGAAGCTCTGCTGGATCTCAGCGCCAAGCGAGTAGCCGAGAGCTGGGCCTTTGAGCAG GTTGAGGAGCGATTCTCCCGTGTGCCGGAGCCAGTCCAGAAGCGCATCGTGTTCTGGTCATTTCCACGCAGCGAGCGGGAGATATGTATGTACTCATCACTGGGGTACCAGCCCCCAGAGGGCGAGCACGACGCCCGGGTGCCCTTCACCCGCGGGCTGCACCTGCTGCAGAGTGGGGCCGTAGATCGTGTGCTGCAAGTAG GGTTCCACCTGAGTGGAAACGTCCGGGAGCCAGGGGGCCCCGGGGAGCCCGAGCGGCTTTACCACGTCTCCATCAGCTTTGACCGCTGCAAGATCACATCTGTGAGCTGCGGCTGCGACAACCGTGATCTCTTCTACTGTGCCCACGTGGTGGCCCTGTCGCTGCACCGCATTCGGCACGCCCACCAGGTGGAGTTGAGACTGCCCATCTCTGAGACACTCTCCCAGATGAACCGGGACCAGCTGCAGAAGTTCGTGCAATACCTCATCAGCGCCCACCACACCGAGGTGCTGCCCACCGCCCAGCGCTTGGCAGATGAGATCCTCCTCCTGGGCTCTGAGATCAACCTGGTGCATG GTGCCCCAGACCCCACAGCAGGCGCAGGCATCGAGGATGCCAACTGCTGGCACCTGGACGAGGAGCAGATCCAGGAGCAGGTGAAACAGCTGCTGTCCAATGGCGGCTACTACGGCGCCAGCCAGCAGCTGCGCTCCATGTTCTGCAAG GTGCGAGAGATGCTGCGGATGCGTGACTCCAATGGGGCGCGCATGCTGATCCTCATGACTGAGCAGTTCCTGCAGGACCCGCGCCTGGCCCTGTGGCGGCAGCAGGGCGCCGGCATGACGGACAAGTGCCGCCAGCTGTGGGACGAGCTGG gggccCTGTGGGTGTGCGTCATCTTGAGTCCCCACTGCAAACCAGAGGAGCGGACGAGCTGGCTCCAGCTGCTTAGCAAGTGGGACAAGCTGGATGTGTgcccgctggaggagggcaattACTCTTTTGATGGGCCCAGCCTGCAGGCCACTGCAGCCCTCATCCCAG gcccagaggaggaggaggaggaggtgatggcAATGGCTGCAGGTTCCCGCCACACCGTGTTTGGCCGCGCCCTGCAGGCTGGGTCACTGCATTGGAGTGATGACCATCTGCAGAGGATCCTGGCCAGTGACTCCTACAGCCCCAACCTCACAGGCAACGGGGGCAGTGACAAACCAAGCTTCGACCCCCAGGGCCGCCCGCTTTGGCTGGGCGAGCCCTTCCCCACTACCTGTGCTCGTGTGGACACCCTGAGGGCCCATGGATACCCCCGCCAGGCCCTGCGGCTGGCAAGTGCCATAGTCAACACCCTCCGGCTGCAGCAGCGACATCAGCTACAGATTTACAAGCAGCAGAAAAAAG AGCTACTGCAGAAAGGTTCCACCTGTATCACCAACATGGAAGGATGGGTGGGCCATCCCCTGGACCCCATTGGCTGCCTCTGCAGGGCACTCTTGGAGGCCTGTCGTCTAGAGGAGGAGACCCTCGCCATTTACCCAG ACTCGGGCCCTGAGAAGCGGAAGGTGGCCTACCAGCACGTCCCTGTGCCGGGGAGCCCTGGGGAGTCCTATTTGGCAATGGCGCTAGAGGTGGCCCTGCTGGGCCTGGGACAGCAGCGGGCCCTGCCCGACGGGCTGTATGCCCAGGACAAGGTGGTGCGCAATGAGGAGCAGCTGCTGGCCCTGCTGGAGGAAGTGGAGCTGGACGAGCGGTTGGTGCAGGTCCTGCGCAAGCAGGCGGGACAGCTGCTAGAAG GGGGTCCTTTCAGTGGCTTTGGAGAAGTGCTGTTCCGGGAGAGCGTACCCATGCACACCTGTGCCCGCTACCTGTTTACCGCACTGCTGCCTCACGACCCAGACCTGGCCTACCGCCTCGCACTGCGAGCCATGAG GCTGCCCGTCCTGGAGACAGCGTTTCCAGCTGGAGAACCTCCCAGCAACCCGCTGGACTCCATCATGAGCAACCGCTTTCCCCGCTGGTTCATCCTCGGCCACCTGGAGACCCGCCAGTGTGAGCTGGCCTCTGCCATGCTGACCGCCGCCAAGG GAGACCCCAAGTGGCTGCACGCAGTACTGGGCTCCATCCAGCAGAACATCCACTCTCCAGCCTTGCTTTTCAAGCTGGCGCAGGATGCCTGCAAGACTGCCACCCCGGCCAGCGCCCCGCCGGACACCACGCTGTTGGGCATTGCGCTGGAGCTGGGCCTTCAG GTGATGCGGATGACCCTGAATACCATGACCTGGCGTCGGAGGGAGATGGTGCGCTGGCTGGTCAGCTGTGCCACAGAAATCG GCCCGCAAGCCCTGATGAACATCATGCAGAACTGGTACTCCTTATTCACCCCGGTGGAGGCGGCCACCATCGTGGCCGTAACGGGCACCACCCATGCCACGCTGTTGCGGCTGCAGCTGGATGCAGCCCGGCGGGAGGAGCTCTGGGCCTGCGCACGCACCCTGGCCTTGCAGTGCGCCATGAAAGACCCGCAGAACTGCGCCCTGCCCGCCCTCACCCTGTGCGAGAAGAACCAGGCGGCCTTCGAGGCGGCCTACCAGATTGTGCTGGATGCAGCCGCAGGCGGCCTGGGCCACGCCCACCTTTTCACCGTGGCGCGCTACATGGAGCACCGCGGCCTGCCGCTGCGGGCCTACAAGCTGGCAACGCTGGCCCTGGCGCAGCTCAGCATCGCCTTCAACCAGGACAGCCACCCGGCAGTCAATGACGTGCTCTGGGCCTGCTCGCTCAGCCACTCGCTGGGCCGGCACGAGCTCTCGGCCATCGTCCCCCTCATCATCCGCAGCATCCACTGCGCCCCCATGCTCTCCGACATCCTGCGCCGCTGGACCCTCTCGGCGCCCGGCCTGGGGCCCCTTGGGGCTCGCCGGGCTGCCAAGCCTCTGGGTGCCGATCGGGCACCGCTGTGCCAGCTGCTGGACGCGGCCGTGGCAGCCTACATCACCACCAGCCACTCGCGCCTGACGCACATCAGCCCGCGTCACTACAGCGACTTCATCGAGTTCTTGGGCAAAGCTCGTGAGACTTTCCTGCTGGCGCCCGATGGACACCTGCAATTCGCCCAGTTCCTGGAGAACCTCAAACAGACCTACAAGGGCAAGAAGAAGCTCATGCTCCTGGTGCGGGAGCGTTTCGGCTGA
- the ZSWIM4 gene encoding zinc finger SWIM domain-containing protein 4 isoform X2, whose protein sequence is MDPPAAKRSRGCPAGPEERDAGAGAVRCRGRPEALLDLSAKRVAESWAFEQVEERFSRVPEPVQKRIVFWSFPRSEREICMYSSLGYQPPEGEHDARVPFTRGLHLLQSGAVDRVLQVGFHLSGNVREPGGPGEPERLYHVSISFDRCKITSVSCGCDNRDLFYCAHVVALSLHRIRHAHQVELRLPISETLSQMNRDQLQKFVQYLISAHHTEVLPTAQRLADEILLLGSEINLVHGAPDPTAGAGIEDANCWHLDEEQIQEQVKQLLSNGGYYGASQQLRSMFCKVREMLRMRDSNGARMLILMTEQFLQDPRLALWRQQGAGMTDKCRQLWDELGPEEEEEEVMAMAAGSRHTVFGRALQAGSLHWSDDHLQRILASDSYSPNLTGNGGSDKPSFDPQGRPLWLGEPFPTTCARVDTLRAHGYPRQALRLASAIVNTLRLQQRHQLQIYKQQKKELLQKGSTCITNMEGWVGHPLDPIGCLCRALLEACRLEEETLAIYPDSGPEKRKVAYQHVPVPGSPGESYLAMALEVALLGLGQQRALPDGLYAQDKVVRNEEQLLALLEEVELDERLVQVLRKQAGQLLEGGPFSGFGEVLFRESVPMHTCARYLFTALLPHDPDLAYRLALRAMRLPVLETAFPAGEPPSNPLDSIMSNRFPRWFILGHLETRQCELASAMLTAAKGDPKWLHAVLGSIQQNIHSPALLFKLAQDACKTATPASAPPDTTLLGIALELGLQVMRMTLNTMTWRRREMVRWLVSCATEIGPQALMNIMQNWYSLFTPVEAATIVAVTGTTHATLLRLQLDAARREELWACARTLALQCAMKDPQNCALPALTLCEKNQAAFEAAYQIVLDAAAGGLGHAHLFTVARYMEHRGLPLRAYKLATLALAQLSIAFNQDSHPAVNDVLWACSLSHSLGRHELSAIVPLIIRSIHCAPMLSDILRRWTLSAPGLGPLGARRAAKPLGADRAPLCQLLDAAVAAYITTSHSRLTHISPRHYSDFIEFLGKARETFLLAPDGHLQFAQFLENLKQTYKGKKKLMLLVRERFG, encoded by the exons ATGGACCCCCCAGCGGCCAAGCGGAGCCGGGGCTGCCCCGCAGGACCGGAGGAGCGCgacgccggggccggggccgtgCGCTGCCGGGGCCGGCCCGAAGCTCTGCTGGATCTCAGCGCCAAGCGAGTAGCCGAGAGCTGGGCCTTTGAGCAG GTTGAGGAGCGATTCTCCCGTGTGCCGGAGCCAGTCCAGAAGCGCATCGTGTTCTGGTCATTTCCACGCAGCGAGCGGGAGATATGTATGTACTCATCACTGGGGTACCAGCCCCCAGAGGGCGAGCACGACGCCCGGGTGCCCTTCACCCGCGGGCTGCACCTGCTGCAGAGTGGGGCCGTAGATCGTGTGCTGCAAGTAG GGTTCCACCTGAGTGGAAACGTCCGGGAGCCAGGGGGCCCCGGGGAGCCCGAGCGGCTTTACCACGTCTCCATCAGCTTTGACCGCTGCAAGATCACATCTGTGAGCTGCGGCTGCGACAACCGTGATCTCTTCTACTGTGCCCACGTGGTGGCCCTGTCGCTGCACCGCATTCGGCACGCCCACCAGGTGGAGTTGAGACTGCCCATCTCTGAGACACTCTCCCAGATGAACCGGGACCAGCTGCAGAAGTTCGTGCAATACCTCATCAGCGCCCACCACACCGAGGTGCTGCCCACCGCCCAGCGCTTGGCAGATGAGATCCTCCTCCTGGGCTCTGAGATCAACCTGGTGCATG GTGCCCCAGACCCCACAGCAGGCGCAGGCATCGAGGATGCCAACTGCTGGCACCTGGACGAGGAGCAGATCCAGGAGCAGGTGAAACAGCTGCTGTCCAATGGCGGCTACTACGGCGCCAGCCAGCAGCTGCGCTCCATGTTCTGCAAG GTGCGAGAGATGCTGCGGATGCGTGACTCCAATGGGGCGCGCATGCTGATCCTCATGACTGAGCAGTTCCTGCAGGACCCGCGCCTGGCCCTGTGGCGGCAGCAGGGCGCCGGCATGACGGACAAGTGCCGCCAGCTGTGGGACGAGCTGG gcccagaggaggaggaggaggaggtgatggcAATGGCTGCAGGTTCCCGCCACACCGTGTTTGGCCGCGCCCTGCAGGCTGGGTCACTGCATTGGAGTGATGACCATCTGCAGAGGATCCTGGCCAGTGACTCCTACAGCCCCAACCTCACAGGCAACGGGGGCAGTGACAAACCAAGCTTCGACCCCCAGGGCCGCCCGCTTTGGCTGGGCGAGCCCTTCCCCACTACCTGTGCTCGTGTGGACACCCTGAGGGCCCATGGATACCCCCGCCAGGCCCTGCGGCTGGCAAGTGCCATAGTCAACACCCTCCGGCTGCAGCAGCGACATCAGCTACAGATTTACAAGCAGCAGAAAAAAG AGCTACTGCAGAAAGGTTCCACCTGTATCACCAACATGGAAGGATGGGTGGGCCATCCCCTGGACCCCATTGGCTGCCTCTGCAGGGCACTCTTGGAGGCCTGTCGTCTAGAGGAGGAGACCCTCGCCATTTACCCAG ACTCGGGCCCTGAGAAGCGGAAGGTGGCCTACCAGCACGTCCCTGTGCCGGGGAGCCCTGGGGAGTCCTATTTGGCAATGGCGCTAGAGGTGGCCCTGCTGGGCCTGGGACAGCAGCGGGCCCTGCCCGACGGGCTGTATGCCCAGGACAAGGTGGTGCGCAATGAGGAGCAGCTGCTGGCCCTGCTGGAGGAAGTGGAGCTGGACGAGCGGTTGGTGCAGGTCCTGCGCAAGCAGGCGGGACAGCTGCTAGAAG GGGGTCCTTTCAGTGGCTTTGGAGAAGTGCTGTTCCGGGAGAGCGTACCCATGCACACCTGTGCCCGCTACCTGTTTACCGCACTGCTGCCTCACGACCCAGACCTGGCCTACCGCCTCGCACTGCGAGCCATGAG GCTGCCCGTCCTGGAGACAGCGTTTCCAGCTGGAGAACCTCCCAGCAACCCGCTGGACTCCATCATGAGCAACCGCTTTCCCCGCTGGTTCATCCTCGGCCACCTGGAGACCCGCCAGTGTGAGCTGGCCTCTGCCATGCTGACCGCCGCCAAGG GAGACCCCAAGTGGCTGCACGCAGTACTGGGCTCCATCCAGCAGAACATCCACTCTCCAGCCTTGCTTTTCAAGCTGGCGCAGGATGCCTGCAAGACTGCCACCCCGGCCAGCGCCCCGCCGGACACCACGCTGTTGGGCATTGCGCTGGAGCTGGGCCTTCAG GTGATGCGGATGACCCTGAATACCATGACCTGGCGTCGGAGGGAGATGGTGCGCTGGCTGGTCAGCTGTGCCACAGAAATCG GCCCGCAAGCCCTGATGAACATCATGCAGAACTGGTACTCCTTATTCACCCCGGTGGAGGCGGCCACCATCGTGGCCGTAACGGGCACCACCCATGCCACGCTGTTGCGGCTGCAGCTGGATGCAGCCCGGCGGGAGGAGCTCTGGGCCTGCGCACGCACCCTGGCCTTGCAGTGCGCCATGAAAGACCCGCAGAACTGCGCCCTGCCCGCCCTCACCCTGTGCGAGAAGAACCAGGCGGCCTTCGAGGCGGCCTACCAGATTGTGCTGGATGCAGCCGCAGGCGGCCTGGGCCACGCCCACCTTTTCACCGTGGCGCGCTACATGGAGCACCGCGGCCTGCCGCTGCGGGCCTACAAGCTGGCAACGCTGGCCCTGGCGCAGCTCAGCATCGCCTTCAACCAGGACAGCCACCCGGCAGTCAATGACGTGCTCTGGGCCTGCTCGCTCAGCCACTCGCTGGGCCGGCACGAGCTCTCGGCCATCGTCCCCCTCATCATCCGCAGCATCCACTGCGCCCCCATGCTCTCCGACATCCTGCGCCGCTGGACCCTCTCGGCGCCCGGCCTGGGGCCCCTTGGGGCTCGCCGGGCTGCCAAGCCTCTGGGTGCCGATCGGGCACCGCTGTGCCAGCTGCTGGACGCGGCCGTGGCAGCCTACATCACCACCAGCCACTCGCGCCTGACGCACATCAGCCCGCGTCACTACAGCGACTTCATCGAGTTCTTGGGCAAAGCTCGTGAGACTTTCCTGCTGGCGCCCGATGGACACCTGCAATTCGCCCAGTTCCTGGAGAACCTCAAACAGACCTACAAGGGCAAGAAGAAGCTCATGCTCCTGGTGCGGGAGCGTTTCGGCTGA
- the C5H19orf53 gene encoding leydig cell tumor 10 kDa protein homolog — protein sequence MAQGQRKFQAQKPAKSKAAAAASARNRGPRKGGRVIAPKKARIVQQQQLKKNLEVGIRKKIEHDVVMKASTSLPKKLALLKASTKKKEASSCSTKMPA from the exons ATGGCGCAGGGGCAGCGCAAGTTCCAGGCGCAGAAGCCAGCGAAGAgcaaggcggcggcggcggcctcgGCGCGGAACCGGGGCCCGAGGAAGGGCG GTCGCGTTATCGCACCCAAGAAGGCACGCAtcgtgcagcagcagcagctcaagaAG AACCTGGAGGTTGGGATCCGGAAGAAGATTGAGCATGACGTGGTGATGAAAGCTAGCACCAGCCTGCCCAAAAAGCTGGCGCTTTTGAAGGCCAGCACCAAGAAGAAGGAGGCCTCTTCTTGCTCCACCAAGATGCCTGCCTAA